In Coturnix japonica isolate 7356 chromosome 7, Coturnix japonica 2.1, whole genome shotgun sequence, one DNA window encodes the following:
- the CEP70 gene encoding centrosomal protein of 70 kDa isoform X1 → MPQVSASSQLQQEETEWETLNTLLLRHGMVPINTPDVIALDSQASLGIRLALKTLLEDTDRQQKMMYGLMETNRNLRDEVRQERGRASRQEERANELENVVESIKAKIRQLEDETIAKVCRQQNQVKELHKEQMDSQAKYQQQQEKLQEQEEIIARLQRELCKAGLEEQQRVATQTEMFCRFCKRAPKSLLDQQFLCLIDYYESQINQMKKELRQYKKAEDHIQKEVKSKENFLNLDATPNYRALLTSFQNQLVETKAKNEQLLLENTNLKKDLETRPTEQELKLYKHRVKKLEKTLKKTIQSSGSSTREGTEEKKEPESTAEDRLHAVCQQYLQVLSNIDSIIRSPRAPPLIYRRSKGPVQNYIKENGQECGFEHLPLTIEMWADQLVALKDLHRSLRKLSLELVPWHTADPQDNTESIRVQDLQFIVDAVLEEIENKEKNSQTPSLPTLYAIVSHFQKLFDVNSLNGIYPRMNEVYTKLGELTNAMRNLHELLELDSSAPPTMVVDTVGKLCDIINENVTEQLRRLLGTQDIHSIINKLEEHECFFPPFQALIQDLLSLLEINNLDDILPTVRKLKLVAS, encoded by the exons ATGCCTCAGGTTTCTGCCTCTTCCCAGCTTCAGCAGGAGGAAACGGAATGGGAGACCCTCAACACGCTGCTGTTACGCCATGGAATGGTGCCCATAAACACCCCAG ATGTGATTGCTTTGGACAGTCAGGCCTCTCTGGGAATAAGACTTGCATTAAAAACGTTATTGGAAGACACCGACCGACAACAGAAGATGATGTACGGGCTTATGGAGACTAATCGTAATCTTAG AGATGAGGTACGACAGGAACGAGGTCGGGCATCTCGACAAGAGGAAAGGGCTAATGAATTGGAAAACGTGGTGGAAAGCATTAAGGCAAAAATCCGTCAGCTGGAAGATGAGACAATAGCTAAAGTTTGCCGGCAACAGAATCAGGTCAAAGAACTTCATAAAGAACAGATGGATTCACAG GCAAAAtaccaacagcagcaggaaaagctgcAAGAACAGGAGGAGATTATTGCCCGTTTGCAGAGGGAGCTGTGCAAAgctgggctggaggagcagcagcgtGTTGCCACTCAAACCGAAATGTTCTGCCGGTTTTGCAAGAGAGCTCCCAAGTCCCTTCTAGATCAGCA gtTTCTTTGTCTAATCGATTATTATGAATCTCAAAttaatcaaatgaaaaaggagCTACG GCAATATAAAAAAGCTGAAGATCATAtacagaaagaagtaaaaagcaaagaaaacttcTTAAATCTGGATGCTACTCCAAATTACAGAGCGCTGCTCACG TCTTTTCAGAATCAGCTTGTTGAAACAAAGGCCAAGAATGAACAACTTTTGCTTGAAAATACAAATCTCAAGAAAGATTTGGAAACAAG aCCAACTGAACAGGAATTAAAACTTTACAAGCACCGAGTGAAGAAACTAGagaaaactttaaagaaaactatcca GTCTTCAGGGAGCAGTACcagagaaggaacagaagaaaagaaagaacctGAGAGTACTGCAGAAGATCGGCTGCATGCAGTCTGCCAGCAGTACTTACAG GTGCTGTCCAATATCGACTCTATTATACGAAGTCCAAGAGCTCCTCCATTAATATACAGGCGCAGCAAAGGGCCAGTGCAAAATTATATTAAAGAGAATGGACAGGAATGTGGATTTGAGCACCTCCCACTCACTATAGAAATGTGGGCAGACCAGCTGGTGGCCCTAAAG GATTTGCACAGGTCACTGAGAAAACTGTCTCTGGAATTGGTACCCTGGCACACTGCGGATCCACAAGATAACACAGAATCCATACGGGTTCAAGACCTTCAGTTCATAGTAGATGCAGTtttagaagaaatagaaaacaaggaaaag aacAGCCAGACACCATCCTTACCAACACTGTATGCAATAGTCTCTCACTTCCAGAAGCTGTTTGATGTGAATTCTCTGAATGGCATTTACCCACGAATGAATGAGGTGTACACAAAACTTGGGGAACTGACCAATGCTATGAGAAATCTCCATGAGCTCCTGGAACTAG ATAGTTCAGCTCCACCCACCATGGTGGTGGATACAGTTGGGAAACTGTGTGACATAATTAACGAGAATGTGACTGAACAACTACGGCGGCTCCTGGGGACACAAGACATCCACAG TATCATCAATAAGCTAGAAGAACATGAATGCTTCTTTCCACCGTTTCAAGCCCTCATTCAAGATTTGCTCTCTCTTCTAG aGATCAATAACCTGGATGATATTTTACCTACTGTACGAAAGCTGAAATTGGTAGCTAGTTAA
- the CEP70 gene encoding centrosomal protein of 70 kDa isoform X2 — protein sequence MPQVSASSQLQQEETEWETLNTLLLRHGMVPINTPDVIALDSQASLGIRLALKTLLEDTDRQQKMMYGLMETNRNLRDEVRQERGRASRQEERANELENVVESIKAKIRQLEDETIAKVCRQQNQVKELHKEQMDSQAKYQQQQEKLQEQEEIIARLQRELCKAGLEEQQRVATQTEMFCRFCKRAPKSLLDQQFLCLIDYYESQINQMKKELRQYKKAEDHIQKEVKSKENFLNLDATPNYRALLTSFQNQLVETKAKNEQLLLENTNLKKDLETRPTEQELKLYKHRVKKLEKTLKKTIQSSGSSTREGTEEKKEPESTAEDRLHAVCQQYLQVLSNIDSIIRSPRAPPLIYRRSKGPVQNYIKENGQECGFEHLPLTIEMWADQLVALKDLHRSLRKLSLELVPWHTADPQDNTESIRVQDLQFIVDAVLEEIENKEKNSQTPSLPTLYAIVSHFQKLFDVNSLNGIYPRMNEVYTKLGELTNAMRNLHELLELDSSAPPTMVVDTVGKLCDIINENVTEQLRRLLGTQDIHSFAVTVLLSNLSIINKLEEHECFFPPFQALIQDLLSLLEINNLDDILPTVRKLKLVAS from the exons ATGCCTCAGGTTTCTGCCTCTTCCCAGCTTCAGCAGGAGGAAACGGAATGGGAGACCCTCAACACGCTGCTGTTACGCCATGGAATGGTGCCCATAAACACCCCAG ATGTGATTGCTTTGGACAGTCAGGCCTCTCTGGGAATAAGACTTGCATTAAAAACGTTATTGGAAGACACCGACCGACAACAGAAGATGATGTACGGGCTTATGGAGACTAATCGTAATCTTAG AGATGAGGTACGACAGGAACGAGGTCGGGCATCTCGACAAGAGGAAAGGGCTAATGAATTGGAAAACGTGGTGGAAAGCATTAAGGCAAAAATCCGTCAGCTGGAAGATGAGACAATAGCTAAAGTTTGCCGGCAACAGAATCAGGTCAAAGAACTTCATAAAGAACAGATGGATTCACAG GCAAAAtaccaacagcagcaggaaaagctgcAAGAACAGGAGGAGATTATTGCCCGTTTGCAGAGGGAGCTGTGCAAAgctgggctggaggagcagcagcgtGTTGCCACTCAAACCGAAATGTTCTGCCGGTTTTGCAAGAGAGCTCCCAAGTCCCTTCTAGATCAGCA gtTTCTTTGTCTAATCGATTATTATGAATCTCAAAttaatcaaatgaaaaaggagCTACG GCAATATAAAAAAGCTGAAGATCATAtacagaaagaagtaaaaagcaaagaaaacttcTTAAATCTGGATGCTACTCCAAATTACAGAGCGCTGCTCACG TCTTTTCAGAATCAGCTTGTTGAAACAAAGGCCAAGAATGAACAACTTTTGCTTGAAAATACAAATCTCAAGAAAGATTTGGAAACAAG aCCAACTGAACAGGAATTAAAACTTTACAAGCACCGAGTGAAGAAACTAGagaaaactttaaagaaaactatcca GTCTTCAGGGAGCAGTACcagagaaggaacagaagaaaagaaagaacctGAGAGTACTGCAGAAGATCGGCTGCATGCAGTCTGCCAGCAGTACTTACAG GTGCTGTCCAATATCGACTCTATTATACGAAGTCCAAGAGCTCCTCCATTAATATACAGGCGCAGCAAAGGGCCAGTGCAAAATTATATTAAAGAGAATGGACAGGAATGTGGATTTGAGCACCTCCCACTCACTATAGAAATGTGGGCAGACCAGCTGGTGGCCCTAAAG GATTTGCACAGGTCACTGAGAAAACTGTCTCTGGAATTGGTACCCTGGCACACTGCGGATCCACAAGATAACACAGAATCCATACGGGTTCAAGACCTTCAGTTCATAGTAGATGCAGTtttagaagaaatagaaaacaaggaaaag aacAGCCAGACACCATCCTTACCAACACTGTATGCAATAGTCTCTCACTTCCAGAAGCTGTTTGATGTGAATTCTCTGAATGGCATTTACCCACGAATGAATGAGGTGTACACAAAACTTGGGGAACTGACCAATGCTATGAGAAATCTCCATGAGCTCCTGGAACTAG ATAGTTCAGCTCCACCCACCATGGTGGTGGATACAGTTGGGAAACTGTGTGACATAATTAACGAGAATGTGACTGAACAACTACGGCGGCTCCTGGGGACACAAGACATCCACAG TTTTGCAGTAACGGTCTTACTTTCAAATCTCAGTATCATCAATAAGCTAGAAGAACATGAATGCTTCTTTCCACCGTTTCAAGCCCTCATTCAAGATTTGCTCTCTCTTCTAG aGATCAATAACCTGGATGATATTTTACCTACTGTACGAAAGCTGAAATTGGTAGCTAGTTAA